The genomic interval GCGAGGCACGACGGACGCCGGCTGCCGGTCGGACCGCACCGCTCCCCCGCACTGGGCTACGTCGTCGAGGGCGAGGCGCGCACCTACTTCGCCGGGGACACCGGGCTCTTCGACGACATGGCCAAGGAGGTCGGGCCGGTCGACGTGGCCCTGCTGCCGGTGGGCGGCTGGGGCCCGTATCTCGGCGAGGGGCATCTCGACGCGGGCCGCGCGGCCCAGGCCCTCGCCCGGCTCGCGCCGCGCAGTGCGGTGCCGGTGCACTACGGCACGTACTGGCCGATCGGGATGGACGCGGTGCGCCCGCACGAATTCCACACGCCGGGCGACGAGTTCGTGCGGATCGCCGCCCAACTCGCGCCCTCCGTCGCGGTGCACCGGCTCGGGCACGGGGAGAGCGTGCGGCCGGAGGTCGCCCGGTGAGCTGGATCGCGGCCGCTACGGCCACGACATCGCCCGAATCCGCTCAACAGGCCATCGGTTACCCGACGTTGTTCCTGCTGGTGCTGTTCGGAGCGCTGGTGCCGGTGATTCCGACGGGGGCGCTGGTGAGTTCGGCGGCCGTGGTCGCGTTTCACCAGACGGCGCCGTTCGCGATGGCGCTGGTGTTTGTTACGGCTTCGCTCGCCGCGTTTCTCGGGGACGTCGCGCTGTACTGGCTGGGGCGGCGGGGGATGGGGTCGAAGAACGGGTCGCGGTGGCTGGAGGCGATCCGGCGGCGGGCGCCGGAGGAGCGGCTCGCGCAGGCGCAGGCGAAGTTGGCCGACCATGGGGTGGCCGTGCTGGTGTTGTCCCGGCTGGTGCCGGCCGGGCGTATTCCGGTGATGTTGGCCTGCCTCATGGCGGAGTGGCCGATCCGCCGGTTCGCCCGGGGGAATGCGCCCGCGTGTCTGGCGTGGGCGGTGACGTACCAGCTGATCGGCATCCTTGGTGGCTCACTGTTCCCCGAGCCTTGGGAGGGTGTGGTGGCGGCGGTTGTGTTGACTGTGGTGATCAGTGTGGCGCCTAGTTTGTGGCGGCGGGTTCGGGCTGCCAGTTGATGTGTCGTTGCGGGGTGCGCGCTCGTTGTGGCTGGGCGCGCCCCGCGGCGGAGCCGCACATCGACACAGCCCCGCGCCCCTAAGGCATCTGGTCCAGCACTCTTGAAGCTCCCACCGGCAAGTCCCACAGGTCTTCGCGGGCCAGCTCGGCCTTCTCCCAGGCCGCCCTGACCCGCGTCAGGGGTTCCAGGACCGGTTCCGCCGACAGGACGAAGGTGCCCCAGTGCATGGGGGCCATCCGTTGCGCCCCCAGATCCTGCACCGCCCGCACCGCCTCCTCGGGGTCGCAGTGGACGTCGCTGAGCCACCAGCGGGGGTCGTAGGCGCCGATGGGGAGGAGGGCCAGGTCGATTCCCGGGTAGCGGTGGCCGATTCGGGAGAACCAGTGGCCGTAGCCCGTGTCGCCGGCGAAGTAGACGCGTTGGCCGTCGGGTGCTGTCAGGACCCAACCGCCCCACAGGGAACGGCAGGTGTCGGTGAGGCTGCGCTTGGACCAGTGGTGGGCGGGGACGAAGTCGAGGCGGACGCCGTCGAGTTGGGCCGCTTCCCACCAGTCGAGCTCGGTGACGTGCGTGAATCTGCGGCGTCTGAACCAGCTGCCGAGGCCCGCCGGTGCGAACACCGGGGTGTGGCGCGGGAGTCGGCGCAGGGTGGGGGCGTCGAGGTGGTCGTAGTGGTTGTGGCTGATGACGACGGCGTCGATGGGCGGGAGTGCTTCCCAGGCGACGCCTACGGGGGTGATCCGGGCCGGGGTGCCGAGGATGCGGCGGGACCAGACCGGGTCGGTGAGGATGGTCAGGCCGCCGATCTGTACCACCCAACTGGCGTGCCCCGCCCAGGTGACGGCGACGGTCAGGGCGTCCACCTGGGGCAACGGCTCGGGGGCGAACGGGAGTTGGGGGATGTCGGCGAGGCCCTCCGGGCGGGGTCGCACCGAACCCTCGCGGGCGAAGCGGGCGTAGGCGTTGAGGCCGGGGAGCGGGGCGGTGAGCCGGTCGTGGAAGGTGCGGGGCCATACGCGTCGCTCACCGAGGGGGCGGGGCTCGGCGAGGGGCGGGGACGAGGGGGTGAACGGGGACGTCGGAGCGGCCGCTTCGCGCATGGCCGTACTGCTGTCGGTGGTCGACTCGGACTGCTGCGTCATCGAGGAGGCTCCCATCGCTGAGCGTCGTCGCGGAGATCGTCGAAGATCGACCTCAAGGACATCAACGCGCGTTGCACGTGTGGCAGTTCCAACGGCAAGGGTGACGTGAGACATTCCGCGCGTTCCGCGTCGGTTCGGCCCAGCAGTGGCCCGGTGGACAGCCGTACCCGCAGCGCGCCCAGGTCGTCGCCGAACCGGTGGCCGCCCGGCGCGGGCATGCCGAGCCGGGCGGTGAGGAACTCCTCCAGGTCCTGCGCGTCGCCCACTCCCTGCGGGGTCAGCGCATGGCGCAACGGCCCGAGGTCGACGTACAGATGACGTCCCGCCTGCGGCGGCCTGGAGAAGGCGCCCGCCCCGGTGACGCCGGCGTGGACGGCGGCGGCCACGCGCGCGTGCAGGCGTACGGCGCTGTCGCGGCGGGCGAGGACGGGCGGGGGTTCGCCGAGGGCGTGGCCGGCCGCGGCGGCGACCGGCGCTGCGACGCGGGCGCCGAGTGCGGTGAGGACGTCGAGCACGCGCGCGCGTAGCGCCTGCCCGGCACGACCTTCGGGGAAGCGGGCGACGGCGGCGGGCCAGCCGGACGGGAGGAGCGCGCCGGCCAGGTCGGTGACGACGGTGACCTTGTCGGGCAGCATCTCGGCGGGGCTGAGCAACATGGTGTCGCGCGGTGTGTGCAGGGTGTCGCGCCAGGTCTCGTCGCTGACCAGGTGCAGCCCCTCGGCCGCGGCGGCCTCGACGGTCTCGTGCATGACCTCGGGCGGCGCCACGGTCGCGGTCGGGTCGTCGGCCACCGAGAGGACGAGCAGCCGCGGGTCACCGCCCTCGTCCCGGACCCGGCGCACGGTCTCCAGCAGCGCGTACGGATCGGGCACCCCGCCGCACTCGGCCGGGGTGCCCACATGGAACACGGATCTGCCCAACAGCCGCGCGTACGGCGCCCACCAGGCGGCGCAGGGTCTGGGGACGAGTACGTCACCGCCGAGCGCGGCGGTCAGCGCGACCAGCAGCGCGGGGGCACCCGGGGCGGCGGCCACGCGGGCGGGGTCGGCGGGCAGGCCACGGCGTTCGAAGTAACCGCAAGCGGCGTCCAGCAGTACGGGAGCTCCGCCCACCGGCTGTTCCTCGGTACGGGACGCGGCGGCGGCGAGCACGGCGGCCAGTTCCGGCAATACCGGGAGCCCGTCATCGGGAAACACCGGACCGTAACGCACAGGCCCCTGGCCTACCGCGTCCGCCTGCCGCATGGTGCCTCCGCGCAGTCCCTCGTGCAGTGCCGTGCCGTGTCCCGCTCGCGCGCTCAGTGCCTCGGCGTCCGCCGGCGCAGCCGGTACACGGCACCGCCGAAGGCACCGGCGATCAGTACACCACCGGCGACCAGAGCCGGAACGGAGTCGGTGAAGGTACCGCCCTCCCCCGCCTGCACCCCGCGCTGAATCGCGGCGGGCACACCACCGCAGGCATCACCCCGGGGCTCCTGACACGGCGGCTGCCCACCCCCGCGCTCGATGCTGAAGGTCGCGCTCCAGGGCCTGCCCTGTCCCCCGGGCGGCGCGGGACAGGTCCCGTCGACGGTCCACGCGGAGTCCCGCTCGCCCCCTTCGCCGTCGGAGATCCGCGCGGTCCCCCGATATGCGGCTCCGGCGGCCCGGTCGTCGTTGCCGGGCACCCGTTGCAGCTGGACGGTCCCGTCGTCGAACCCCTGGGACGTGGCGTCGATGGTCTCGGCCACGGTCCCCCCGATCGCCTCGCAGGTGACGGAGACGGTGACGTTCCCACCCGCCCGCACGGTGCTCGGACTGACCTCGGCACCCGGATCGGCGGCCAGAGCGGGCCCGGCGGCGCCGACAAGGGCGACGACGGACAGAGCAAGGGCGGTGCGACGCATGAGCGGGTCTCCTTAGACCGAGGACGACGGCAACACCATCGAAGCCCGGTCCATTCGGAGACGCGCGCGGCCAGACCCCATTGGGGTTAAGGAGAGAGCCCGAGCGAGTGAACACAGCCCGGCCGGAGCTTTTAGCGGCGCGGGGAACTGCGCGACCAGCCCCCACGGACCCGCACCCGAAACACGACCTCTAAGCGGCCGCATCCTCCAGAACCTGCTGCCGGATCCGAAGACAACACCGACTGATCAACCGGGACACATGCATCTGCGAAATCCCGAACCGCTCAGCGATCCGGCTCTGCGTCATGTCCCCGAAGAACCGCAGGTACAAGATCTCCCGATCCCGCTGGGGCAACGCGGCAAGCCGAGGCTTCACGGCCTCCCTATCTACGACGACGTCCAGCGCCGGATCAGCGGCCCCGAGAACGTCGCTCAGCGAATACCCGTCCGAACCGCCGGAGGCAACCGCGTCGAGGGACAACACACTGAAACTCTCCAACGCCTCAAGCCCCACCCGCACCTCCTCCTCGGAGAGACCCGCATGCGCGGCGATCTCCGCCACGGTAGGCCGCCGCCCCTGCATGGTCTGGGCAAGCTCCTGCCCGGCAACCCGCACCCGGTTCCGAAGATCCTGCACCCGCCGAGGCACATGCAAGGTCCACATGTGATCCCGGAAGTGCCGTTTGATCTCCCCGGTGATCGTCGGCACGGCATAGCTCTCGAACGCGTTCCCGCGCTCGGGGTCGTACCGGTCGACGGCCTTCACCAGCCCGAGGGCAGCGACCTGGCGTAAGTCCTCCGCGCTCTCACCCCGGTTGCGGAACCGCCCCGCGAGCCGGTCGGCCATGGGCAGCCACGCCTCGACGATGTGTTCGCGGACGGTGTCGTGCCGCGGGCCGGGCGGCAGCGCGGCCAGCGTGCGGAACGCCTCGGCGGTGTCGGGGGCGTCGTGATGGGAATGGCGTTTCGTGCGCGTGCTCGTGCGGGCAGGCCGATTGGTCCGAGTAGGCATGGTGCGTCACAACTCCCTTGAGCATGCTCCGGGTTGGACGGTCACCGTCGGTGGGAACGCGTTCGCGATCCAGCGCTGGGAGTTCGCCTGCCCCGGGCCTCAAGGCACAAACACACACCATCTCAAGGCGCGAACACATCCCGCTCACTCCCGCTCGCGTGCCCCCTGCCGGGTACGGCCGGGGGCCACGAGGCGACGCGGATGGCGGCGCAGATACTCGCCCTCCAGTCCGGCCATACGGTCGTTGTGGGCGCGCAGCGCGTCGTTCGAGCCGTACAGCAGGGTGTCGTGGCGCGTGCGGTGGATGGTCTCCAGCTCCTTCATGAGCTGAGCATCGTCCAGGCGCGCAGGGTCGACTCCGGTCATGGTGTGCCCCGCTCGTCGAGTCTCACGGTCCTTGAGGCCACTCTACGAACATTCCGGCATTCCGGCCCCGCGGCCTCCGCACCAAAGCAAGCGGTCACACCCCGCACGACCTACCGCGCGCGCTCCACCCGCCGCTCGTCCCACACCGGCTCGGTCGTCTCGCGAACCTTGCCGTCGCTGCCGAAGACCAGATACCGGTCGAAGGACCGGGCGAACCACCGGTCGTGCGTGACGGAGAGCACCGTCCCGTCGAACGCTTCAAGCCCCTCCTGAAGAGCCTCAGCGGACTCCAGGTCGAGGTTGTCGGTCGGCTCGTCGAGAAGCAGGGCCGTCACGCCCTGGAGTTCCAGCAACAGGATCTGGAAACGCGCCTGCTGCCCCCCGGACAGCCGGTCGAAGCTCTGCTCGGCCTGGCCGGTCAGCTCGTAGCGGCGCAGTCGGGACATCGCGGGGCCCTGGGCCTGCGCGTGCTCCTTCCACAGGATGTCGAGGAGGGTGCGGCCCTGGAGTTCGGGGTGGGCGTGGGTCTGCGCGAAGTGCCCGGGAACGACACGCGCGCCGAGCTTCCACTCCCCCGTGTGCTTCACCTCCTCGCCGGCGAGGAGCCGCAGGAAGTGGGACTTGCCCGAGCCGTTGGAGCCGAGGACGGCGACGCGTTCGCCGTAGAAGACCTCAAGGTCGAAGGGCTTCATCAGGCCCGTCAGTTCAAGTCCCTTGCAGGTGACGGCCCTTACGCCCGTGCGGCCGCCCTTGATGCGCATGCTGATGTCCTGCTCGCGCGGCGGCTCGGGGGGCGGGCCCGCCTCCTCGAACTTGCGCAGGCGGGTCTGGGCGGCGGCGTAGCGGGACGCCAACTCGTGGCTGATGGAGGCCGCCTGACGGAGGTTCAGGACGAGCTTCTTCAACTGGGCGTGCTTCTCGTCCCAGCGGCGGCGCAACTCCTCGAAACGGGCGAAGCGTTCGCGCCGGGCCTCGTGGTAGGTGGCGAAGCCGGCGCCGTGCACCCAGGCGTCGGCGCCGGTCGGCGAGGGCTCCACGGAGACGATCTTCTCGGCGGCACGGGCGAGGAGTTCACGGTCGTGGGAGACGAACAGGACCGTCTTGCGGGTCTCCTTGAGCCGCTCCTCAAGCCACCGCTTTCCGGGCACGTCAAGGTAGTTGTCCGGCTCGTCGAGCAGCAGCACCTCTTCGCTGCCGCGCAGCAGCGCCTCCAGCACGAGCCGCTTCTGCTCACCCCCGGAGAGCGTGCCGACCTGCCGGAACTGCGCCTTGTCGTACGGCACTCCGAGCGCGGCCATGGTGCACATGTCCCACAGGGTCTCGAACTCGTAGCCGTGCACCTCGGCCCAGTCGGACAGGGCCTGCGCGTAGGCGAGTTGGGCCGCCTCGTCGTCGACGGTCATGATGCCGTGCTCGGCCTTGTCGACCTCGGCGGCGACCTCGCGGATACGGGGCGGGGCGACCGACACGAGCAGGTCCCGTACGGTCGTCTCGTCGCGTACGGAGCCCACGAACTGGCGCATCACGCCCAGGCCGCCGCTCACGGTGACGGTGCCGCCGTGCGGTTTCAGCTCGCCGGAGATCAGCCGCAGCAGGGTCGTCTTGCCGGCGCCGTTGGGCCCGACCAGGGCGACCACGGCGCCTTCGCCGACCCGGAAGGACACATCGCCGAGCAGCGGCCTCCCGTCGGGGAGGTAGTACTCAAGGTGTGCGGCTTCCAGATGTCCCATGACCACGCATTCTGTGGGGCGGCCTCGCGGACCGGCAAACCCTTATTGTGCCCGCCAAAACCGCACCAAGGTTTCGCTAGGGCTTCTGGTCCTCGTCGAGCGGCTGTCCGGTCGGGCCGCCGTCCGTGTCCGGTGCGGCCGCCCCGACCAGGGCGCCTTCCCAGGACAGGGCCTTCCAGCCGTCGGCCGGGGAGCCGTCCAGGATCACGATGCCGGTGTTGTCGAGGGGGCGGGCGGCGGCGAAGTCCACGTCGATGTTGTCGGCGCGGGCGGACGTCCACATCCGGATCGCGGCGCCGTGGCTGATCATGGCGACGGTGCGGGCGCCGCTGTCGGCGGCCTCCGCGATCACGCCGTCGTAGCGGGCGAGGGCCTCGGTGCCGCTCTCGCCGCCCGGCATCCGCAGCTCCGTGTCACCGGCCGCCCACGCGAACACGATCCGCATGTACTCGTGGCCGGGCTCGGTGTCTCCGGGCAGCATCTCCAGGTCACCGGCGGTCAGCTCCCGGATGCCGTCGCGGACGCGTACGTCGAGGCCGCGGGCGGCGGCCAGCGGGGCCGCGGTGTGCTGGGTGCGGATCAGGGTGGAGGCGTAGAGGGCCTCGATGTCCTCGTCGGCGAGGGCCTCGGGGAGGGCTGCGGCCTGGCGGCGGCCCAGGTCGGTCAGGTCCGCGCCGGGTATGGCCGTGTCGAGGCGGTAGTCCACGTTGGCCGTGGTCTGGCCGTGGCGGATGAGGATCAGGCGCATGCGGGGGTCCTCCGATGAAACGGTCCGCCGACGGTCGGAACGAAGCGGTCCGCCGACGGTGGAGGACGGTGGAAACGGTCCTCCGACGGTCCGCCGGGCAGCAAACGGCCATTTCAGGGTACCCGGCACGGCATGAGCCCTGACGTCGACCTCACGGTCCCCCTCCCCGGCCGCCACGCCCTGCGCGAATGGCTGCTTTCGCTCGACTCGCGCCTCTTCGAGGTGGCCGCCGACCGGAACTGGCCCGCGGGTGAGCCCGTGCTGCCGCGGCTGAGCCGGAGTGCCAATCACGGCGTGCTGTGGTTCGCCACGGCCGCCGCGGTGGCCGCCAGCCGTACGCCGCGCGCCCGCCGGGCCGCCGCTCGGGGCATCGCCTCCCTGTCCCTGGCCTCCCTCGCGATCAACACGATCGGCAAGCGGAGCGTGCGCCGCCCCCGGCCCGTCCTGGACCCCGTCCCGCTGGGCCGGCAGCTGAAGCGGCAGCCGATCACCACCTCGTTCCCGTCGGGTCACGCGGCGTCGGCGGCTGCCTTCGCCACCGGCGTCGCCCTGGAGTCCCCGGCCTGGGGCGCGGTCGTGGCGCCGATCGCGTTCTCGGTCGCCATGTCCCGCGTGTACACCGGCGTCCACTTCCCGAGCGATGTCGTGGCGGGTGCCGCCCTGGGCGCGTGCGCGGCGTTCGCGGTGCGCGGCATGGTGCCGACCCGCGGGCAGTTCGTGCCGCCGGCCCGTGTCCGCGCCGAGGTCCCGGCGCTGGAGGACGGCGAGGGCCTGGTCATGGTGGTCAACTCGGCCTCGGGCAGCGCGGACCGGGCGGACGCGCTGACGGACTTCCTGCCCGGCGCGGAGGTCATCGCCTGCCAACCCGCGGACATACACGCCGAGTTGGAGAAGGCGGCGACCCGCGCCCGGGTCCTCGGGGTGTGCGGCGGCGACGGCACGGTCAACGCGGCGGCGCGGGTCGCGCTGCGCCACGACCTGCCCCTCGCCGTCCTCCCTGGGGGCACCCTCAACCACTTCGCCTACGACCTCGGCGTGGAGGGCCCGCGCGACCTGAGCAAGGCGATCAGGCAGGGCGACGCCGTCCGCGTGGACGTCGGCCGGTTCAGGTCCGGCGCCACCCGGGGCATCTTCCTCAACACCCTGAGCCTGGGCGTCTATCCGGAGCTGGTGCGCGAGCGGGAGCGCTGGGCGCCCCGGATCGGCGGCTGGCCCGCGGGCGTGCTCGCGGCGCTGTGGGTGCTGCGCGCGGACCGGCACCCGCTGGAGGCCGAAGTCGGCGGCCGTACCCGCCCGTTGTGGATGCTGTTCGCCGGCAACGGCACCTACCACCGCAAGGGGGTCGCCTCCGGCCGCCGCGTCGACCTGGCGGACGGGCGTCTCGACATCCGGATCGTGCACGGCGGCCGCAGGCCGGCCCTGCGCCTGCTCGCGGCGGCGCTGGCGGGCCCGTTCACCCGCTCCCCCGCCCACGCGGCGTCCCAGGTGCACCGCCTGCGCCTGAGCGGTCTGGCCCCCGGAACGCTGCTCGCGTACGACGGTGAAGTCACCGATGTCAAGGGAGAGTTGACGCTGGAGGAGCAGCCCGAGGCACTGACGGTGTACCGCCCCCTGACGGAGTCTCTGATCACCCGTCAGTCCACATCGTAAAACGCAGGTCTCATCATCCGACATGCGCGCGTACCGTTCCTCCTACGCCGAAGAAGACGCGAAGGGGTAGGTAGAGCCATGCCGAAGCCGCAGGAGACCGCCGTCTACACGCACGGGCACCACGAGTCCGTGCTGCGTTCGCACACCCAGCGGACCGCCGCCAACTCCGCGGCCTACCTGCTCGGTTCGCTCAAGCCCCACATGAAGATCCTGGACATCGGCTGCGGCCCCGGCACCATCACCGCCGACCTGGCGGCGCTGGTCCCGGACGGCCATGTCACCGGCGTCGACCACGCGCCGGGCATCCTGGACCAGGCCCGTGCCACAGCCGCCCAACGCGGCCTGACGAACGTCGACTTCGCGGTCGCCGACGTGCACGCGCTGGACTATCCGGACGACACGTTCTGTGTGGTCCACGCCCATCAGGTGCTCCAGCACGTGGGCGACCCGGTGCAGGCGCTGCGGGAGATGGTCCGGGTGACCAAGCCGGGCGGGTTCATCGCCGCCCGCGACGCGGACTACGCGGTGATGACCTGGTACCCGGAAGTAGCAGGGCTGGACGACTGGCTGGACCTGTACCGCCGGGTGGCCCGCGCCAACGGCGGTGAGCCGGATGCCGGACGCCGTCTCAAATCATGGGCACTGCGGGCGGGGCTGACGGACGTCACGGCCACCTCCAGCACCTGGACGTTCCACACTCCGGACGAGCGGGCCTGGTGGAGCGGCCTGTGGGCGGACCGTACCGTCGCGTCCTCGTACGCGGGGGTCGCCACCGAGGGCGGCCATGCGACCACCGAGCAGCTGGCCGCCGTGGCGGAGGCGTGGCGGGAGTGGGGGAAGCAGGAGGACGGCTGGTTCGCCGTGCTGCACGGGGAGATCCTCGGCCGCAAGGAGGTCTGATCCGCGTGATCGGGGGAACTCGGAGGCCGGGAGGTTACACACTATGGTTCCGATCCTGATCGTCCTACTGCTGGCGCTGGTCCTGTTCGGTGCCGGATTCGCTGTGAAGATCCTCTGGTGGGTGGCGCTGATCGTGCTCGCCGTATGGCTGCTCGGCTTCCTGGTGCGCGGCACCTCGGCGGGCGGCGGCCGGGGACGCTGGTACCGCTGGTAGCGGACGCGTCCGCAGAACCACACAGACGTCGAGCCCGCGTCACCCCGAGGAATCGGGGTGACGCGGGCTCCTGGCGTTCGGCCCACGACCGGCGTTCAGCGCACGATCGCCGTCTCCACCAGCAGCCGCCCGGCCGCCGCGATCGACTCCGCGTCGATGCCGGCCGCGTGCAGCTGCTCGGCCGGGCTCGCGGAGCCGGGCATGTCGCGTACGGCGAGACGGACCAGGCGCGGCACCGGCCGC from Streptomyces sp. NBC_01288 carries:
- a CDS encoding ABC-F family ATP-binding cassette domain-containing protein; amino-acid sequence: MGHLEAAHLEYYLPDGRPLLGDVSFRVGEGAVVALVGPNGAGKTTLLRLISGELKPHGGTVTVSGGLGVMRQFVGSVRDETTVRDLLVSVAPPRIREVAAEVDKAEHGIMTVDDEAAQLAYAQALSDWAEVHGYEFETLWDMCTMAALGVPYDKAQFRQVGTLSGGEQKRLVLEALLRGSEEVLLLDEPDNYLDVPGKRWLEERLKETRKTVLFVSHDRELLARAAEKIVSVEPSPTGADAWVHGAGFATYHEARRERFARFEELRRRWDEKHAQLKKLVLNLRQAASISHELASRYAAAQTRLRKFEEAGPPPEPPREQDISMRIKGGRTGVRAVTCKGLELTGLMKPFDLEVFYGERVAVLGSNGSGKSHFLRLLAGEEVKHTGEWKLGARVVPGHFAQTHAHPELQGRTLLDILWKEHAQAQGPAMSRLRRYELTGQAEQSFDRLSGGQQARFQILLLELQGVTALLLDEPTDNLDLESAEALQEGLEAFDGTVLSVTHDRWFARSFDRYLVFGSDGKVRETTEPVWDERRVERAR
- a CDS encoding MBL fold metallo-hydrolase yields the protein MPVEITWWGHATCTIEDSDTRVLTDPLFARRLAHLRRRRGAVPPPEAHRADLALVSHLHADHLHLPSLAALAPGTRLLVPRGALRAVPGLRRLRRLRIDEVSPGDQTMVGDLVVRAVPARHDGRRLPVGPHRSPALGYVVEGEARTYFAGDTGLFDDMAKEVGPVDVALLPVGGWGPYLGEGHLDAGRAAQALARLAPRSAVPVHYGTYWPIGMDAVRPHEFHTPGDEFVRIAAQLAPSVAVHRLGHGESVRPEVAR
- a CDS encoding RNA polymerase sigma factor SigF, encoding MPTRTNRPARTSTRTKRHSHHDAPDTAEAFRTLAALPPGPRHDTVREHIVEAWLPMADRLAGRFRNRGESAEDLRQVAALGLVKAVDRYDPERGNAFESYAVPTITGEIKRHFRDHMWTLHVPRRVQDLRNRVRVAGQELAQTMQGRRPTVAEIAAHAGLSEEEVRVGLEALESFSVLSLDAVASGGSDGYSLSDVLGAADPALDVVVDREAVKPRLAALPQRDREILYLRFFGDMTQSRIAERFGISQMHVSRLISRCCLRIRQQVLEDAAA
- a CDS encoding MBL fold metallo-hydrolase — protein: MTQQSESTTDSSTAMREAAAPTSPFTPSSPPLAEPRPLGERRVWPRTFHDRLTAPLPGLNAYARFAREGSVRPRPEGLADIPQLPFAPEPLPQVDALTVAVTWAGHASWVVQIGGLTILTDPVWSRRILGTPARITPVGVAWEALPPIDAVVISHNHYDHLDAPTLRRLPRHTPVFAPAGLGSWFRRRRFTHVTELDWWEAAQLDGVRLDFVPAHHWSKRSLTDTCRSLWGGWVLTAPDGQRVYFAGDTGYGHWFSRIGHRYPGIDLALLPIGAYDPRWWLSDVHCDPEEAVRAVQDLGAQRMAPMHWGTFVLSAEPVLEPLTRVRAAWEKAELAREDLWDLPVGASRVLDQMP
- a CDS encoding class I SAM-dependent methyltransferase, with amino-acid sequence MPKPQETAVYTHGHHESVLRSHTQRTAANSAAYLLGSLKPHMKILDIGCGPGTITADLAALVPDGHVTGVDHAPGILDQARATAAQRGLTNVDFAVADVHALDYPDDTFCVVHAHQVLQHVGDPVQALREMVRVTKPGGFIAARDADYAVMTWYPEVAGLDDWLDLYRRVARANGGEPDAGRRLKSWALRAGLTDVTATSSTWTFHTPDERAWWSGLWADRTVASSYAGVATEGGHATTEQLAAVAEAWREWGKQEDGWFAVLHGEILGRKEV
- a CDS encoding DedA family protein, with amino-acid sequence MSWIAAATATTSPESAQQAIGYPTLFLLVLFGALVPVIPTGALVSSAAVVAFHQTAPFAMALVFVTASLAAFLGDVALYWLGRRGMGSKNGSRWLEAIRRRAPEERLAQAQAKLADHGVAVLVLSRLVPAGRIPVMLACLMAEWPIRRFARGNAPACLAWAVTYQLIGILGGSLFPEPWEGVVAAVVLTVVISVAPSLWRRVRAAS
- a CDS encoding DUF6158 family protein; translated protein: MTGVDPARLDDAQLMKELETIHRTRHDTLLYGSNDALRAHNDRMAGLEGEYLRRHPRRLVAPGRTRQGARERE
- a CDS encoding histidine phosphatase family protein gives rise to the protein MRLILIRHGQTTANVDYRLDTAIPGADLTDLGRRQAAALPEALADEDIEALYASTLIRTQHTAAPLAAARGLDVRVRDGIRELTAGDLEMLPGDTEPGHEYMRIVFAWAAGDTELRMPGGESGTEALARYDGVIAEAADSGARTVAMISHGAAIRMWTSARADNIDVDFAAARPLDNTGIVILDGSPADGWKALSWEGALVGAAAPDTDGGPTGQPLDEDQKP
- a CDS encoding aminotransferase class I/II-fold pyridoxal phosphate-dependent enzyme, translated to MRQADAVGQGPVRYGPVFPDDGLPVLPELAAVLAAAASRTEEQPVGGAPVLLDAACGYFERRGLPADPARVAAAPGAPALLVALTAALGGDVLVPRPCAAWWAPYARLLGRSVFHVGTPAECGGVPDPYALLETVRRVRDEGGDPRLLVLSVADDPTATVAPPEVMHETVEAAAAEGLHLVSDETWRDTLHTPRDTMLLSPAEMLPDKVTVVTDLAGALLPSGWPAAVARFPEGRAGQALRARVLDVLTALGARVAAPVAAAAGHALGEPPPVLARRDSAVRLHARVAAAVHAGVTGAGAFSRPPQAGRHLYVDLGPLRHALTPQGVGDAQDLEEFLTARLGMPAPGGHRFGDDLGALRVRLSTGPLLGRTDAERAECLTSPLPLELPHVQRALMSLRSIFDDLRDDAQRWEPPR
- a CDS encoding bifunctional phosphatase PAP2/diacylglycerol kinase family protein; the encoded protein is MSPDVDLTVPLPGRHALREWLLSLDSRLFEVAADRNWPAGEPVLPRLSRSANHGVLWFATAAAVAASRTPRARRAAARGIASLSLASLAINTIGKRSVRRPRPVLDPVPLGRQLKRQPITTSFPSGHAASAAAFATGVALESPAWGAVVAPIAFSVAMSRVYTGVHFPSDVVAGAALGACAAFAVRGMVPTRGQFVPPARVRAEVPALEDGEGLVMVVNSASGSADRADALTDFLPGAEVIACQPADIHAELEKAATRARVLGVCGGDGTVNAAARVALRHDLPLAVLPGGTLNHFAYDLGVEGPRDLSKAIRQGDAVRVDVGRFRSGATRGIFLNTLSLGVYPELVRERERWAPRIGGWPAGVLAALWVLRADRHPLEAEVGGRTRPLWMLFAGNGTYHRKGVASGRRVDLADGRLDIRIVHGGRRPALRLLAAALAGPFTRSPAHAASQVHRLRLSGLAPGTLLAYDGEVTDVKGELTLEEQPEALTVYRPLTESLITRQSTS